In Myxococcales bacterium, the DNA window CCACTGTGTCGGTTGGAATCGGGTTCCGAGACGAGACTCCCGTCTCGAGCTCGACGAGGGTGAACGCCGCGGGCTCGCTCCGTTCTGCCAGGCTGAGCAGACGCTCCGCGAGCTCTGCATCACTCTCCACCAGCAGCGGCGGCCAGCGGGCGGCGGCAGCCCCAACCAGTGCAACCAGCCAGCGCGCCCGGCCAAAAGCGGCCAGATCACCGATTTTTTCCGGCGCTTCGCCGCTTGGCTCGCCGCGCAGCCGAGCCAGCTTGCCTGCCAGCGAGAGCGCAGCGCCGAGCCACTCGGCCGGTGCCCCCGTCAGCGTCAACTCCGGCGCTCTGCGCGCGGCCGCGTGGGTGATTTCGCGGCGACGTACGGCGAGGTATGCGCGCTCCACCGAACGCCGACCGCGCTCGCTGCGTCGACTCGGTGAGTCCTCCTCGGCAAGCAGCCCGAGCGCCTGCCGCCGGACCCAGCTAGCACTCGGGCGCGCGCCGGGCGCCCTGGCGAGCAACGCATTGATGATCGGTCGGAGCTCGGCCGGCACAGTAGCGTCCGAGGCACCTTCAGCTGGCCGGCTCGACGCTGCAATGTCAGCGCTCGCGATCTCCGAAAGCACGATGCCGAGGGCGAACAGGTCTCTCGCCCGCGCATCACCCAGCGAGTCGGGCGCGAGGCTCTCGGGGGCAAGGTATCGCCTCGTTCCGCCTCGGACGGAGGTCTCCTCGGCGCGGGTCGCGAGGCCGAGATCGACCAGCCGCGCGCGCAGCACGCGGCGCGCGCGCTCGACCACGATGTTCGCTGGCTTGACGTCACCATGGGCAAAACCAGAGGCGTGCAGGTCGGCGAGCGCCTCACCCACATCGCGCGCGACAACCAGCGCGAGCTGCTGCCGCTCGCGCACAGTGAGCGCGTGGACGTCGAGCGCATCGCCCGGGGCTCGTTCGAGCACGATGTACACACCCCCGACACTGTCGGCGAGAGCCTCGACGCCGGCCGGCACACGCCCCGCGTCCAGCACCGCGGTGAGAGCCGGTGAACCGGCATGCAGCAGTCGCTCGGCTTCGTTCGTCAGGTCGGTGGCGTGGGCAGGCAGGCCAACCTTGATGGCGACCTCGCGGCCGGTGGCATCCTGGGCCGCCCAGACTCGGCTGGTCGCGCCTTGACCCAGGAGCCGGATGAGGACATAGGGGAAGCCGCGGTCCGCCAACTTAGATGACACCCGGCTCATCACTAGATATCCTACAATTCAGCCGCTTCCGGGAGACTACTGCCAACCGAAAGCACAGTCCATCCGCGGCGCCGCGACGCAGCCAGCGCGGGCCGAGAGCAGGGCGCGTGACGGGCGTTTCCCCCGGATCGTACCCTGAGTCAGAGTCAGGCTGATTCGCGGCCGAGACCCCTTCCCGATGCGAGACGTCACAGAAGCACTGCTTCAAGTCCTGAAGAGCGGAACCCGGGGAGCGCTCGCGACGGTCGTTCGAGTCTCCGGCTCGGTGCCGCAGGAACCTGGAGCGCGCTTGCTCTTGCATCCGGACGGCGTGATGACCGGCACCGTCGGCGGAGGTGCGGTCGAGCGCACCGTGCTCGCTGCACTCGAGCAATGTCGCGCCGACGGACGCCCGGAGTTATTGGTCTACGACCTGGCGCGGGACCTCGGCATGTGCTGCGGCGGGCGAATGGAGATCTTCGTGGAGCCGGTGGAAGCAGCCCAGCGCCTGTTCGTATTTGGTGCCGGTCACGTTGCCAAGCCCACAGCCCAGCTGGCTCGACAGGTGGGTTTCAGCGTCACCGTCGTGGACGACCGGGAGGAATTGGCAACTCCCGATCGCTTTCCAGGGTGTGAGCTGCTCTTGGCCGAGCCGCGCGAGGCGGCGAAGCGCCTGGCGCCGCGCCCAGAGGATTGGTTGCTGGTGGTCACCTATGATCACCGCCTGGACGAAGAAGCACTGGATACGTTCGCCCGCCTGCCGCACCGGTATCTCGGGTTGATCGGCAGCCGGCGCAAGATCTTCCGCATCTTGCAGCGCATTGCTGGGCGCGGCGGGTTGCCACCCCTGGACCGAGTCTATGCACCCGTCGGGCTCGACCTTGGAGCCGTGACACCCGACGAGATCGCAGTCAGCATCGTCGCCGAGCTGGTGGCCCTGCGCCACGGGAAACCTCGCCATCACCTGCGCGCCGTCGACGACCCCCGATTGCAGCGCATGCTGCGCGGGGAGCTGTCGGCCGACGCACTGGCGCTGATCGAGAAGTCGGAAGCTGGGGTGGGCGACGAATGAGCGGGCGTTCGCCGAGTAACCGCGACGACGACGACACGCTGGGCGAGAACCAGTACGGCGGCGTCAACGACAACTTGCCGACGGAAGAGCACACCGCCATCGACGAGTTCCCGGACGGTGTGCTCACGGAAGACGACATCGACGACTCCATCGAGACCGTGGAGCGGCGCTTGCCCGAGGGACTGTTTCCGACCGAGGCGCTGCCCCGCTTCGAGGGCACCGGCACCATCACGCTGACCCGGGGCGTGGGCGCCATCTCCGAGCCCGTGACCCTGCCGCGCCCACCGCTGCCGCTTGCTGCGCCACTCCGGCGGGTCGAGCCGCCACCCAAACCCGCGCGTCCCTCGCTGCGATCGTGGGCCACTCCGCCGCCAAAACCGAGCCTGCGCGGAGCGCGCTTCGGCGCGGACGACTCAGGGGACTTCGCTCCAACTCCGGTGCGCGCGCTTCCGGAGCTCGGCCCGCCCCCGGTTCCGCCAGCGCGAGCGCGCACCCCCTCGCTCCCGCCGCCGCGCGCGCCTTCCATCCCTGCGCCGCGCGCGGCGTCCGCTCCCGCGCCCCGTGCTCCTTCCCTGCCTCCGCCGGCGCGGGCAGTGCGGCCGGCGTCACTCCCGCCGCCTGCGCCACTGCCCGCGACTTCACCGCTGCCCCCACCGGCGCGGGTGCCCCGAGCGCCGTCGCTGCCTCCGCCACCGCACCTGCCCCGAACGGAGATCGCCCACGCCACGCCGGAGGAAGCTGCACCGGCCCCGCGGCGAGCCAAGAAACGCCCGCGACCCCAGCCTCCCGAGGCCGCCGCACCAGCCCGGAGCGACGCAACTCGTCCATTTCCACTTCAAGCACCACGACGCGAACAGCCGTCGGCCTCAGACCTCGCCGCGCCCGCGCGGCCGAGTCCATCACCGTCGCACACGCCACCTCCGCTCACGGCCTCGACGCCCCCTCCCGCTCCCCGTGCCGAGGACTACCGCTCCCAACCGCCGGCTCAGCGCGACGACCGCCGGCCCATGCACTCCGATCCACCGCCTCGCCATCCGAGCATGCCGGACATTCCACGCGCGGGACGCTCTGCGATCCGCGGGTCGGGCCGCATGCCAACCGGCCTGATCGGGCGCATCGATCCGCGGGCGTTGGCCGCGGCCATCGGTGTGTTCGCGGCACTGGTATTCGGGATGATCGTGATCATGATCGCGGCCGCGGTTCGGGAGCGACCCGAAGACGGCACGCCTTCGGGCCCGGTGATCGCAGCGCGACCGCTGAACGTGCAGGGACAGCCAATCGCGCAGCCGAACCCCACGCCACTTGCGACCGCGCTGAAACCCGCCCCGACGACCCAGCTCGGCGGATGTCGCCTGGTCACGGTGCCGCGCCGTGTCACGGGGCCCGTGTTTCCGAACGTGCCCCCGATGCTGGCGGTCGCACCCGGTCAGAGCCGCGTTGCCGTAGGTTACGCTTCGGGAAGGAGCCACGCCGACGGCGTGATCGTCAACCTGGAGGATCTATCGGTCGAACCCCGCTACTCCGACGAGCTCCCAGGTCCTGTGTTCCGCGTCACGCCGCTCACCGATCGCGCACCCGTCGCGTTCGCGGTCGATCGCGACGATCCACAAATCCAGAACCTGCGCACCATCCCCGCGAGCCCTCCGCTGCGGGTTGGAACCAGCTATTTCGGCTTCGTCCGCCTGAACGAGACGACGTCGCCGACCGTGATCTGGCCGGGCGCGCGCTTCGATGGCATCAGCGAACCGGCCTTCGCCGTCACCGAACGCGACGGTTATGGCATCACCTTCAGAACTGGGCGCGGGAGCGGCGACGTCCTCGCGGGCTGGTTGACACCGTCGGGCACCGCAGACGGCGACCTGGGCCGCGTCGACGCCGGGCCTCGCGAGGTGGGGTCTCCGAGCATCGCCGCCAGCGACCGCAACGTGGTGATCGCGTTTGCCGCCCGTGCCCCGGGCGAGGCCTGGCACATCCGCGTTGCGATCGCGACACGCGGCAAGGTCCCGACCACGTCTCGCGAGCTCGTCCCAACGAGCAGCGCGGCGACGGACGCCATCTCGCCCGTCATCGTGGCGCTCCCGACCGGTGGGTTCGTACTGCAATGGTTGCAGGGCCCAGCCGGCGAGCGACGAGTCCTCGCGCGGACGCTGGACGACCGACTCGCGCCCCAGGGCGTGGCCATCGAGCTAGCGCAAGGCGCGAGTGTCCAGGATGCCCCGGGAGCGCTGGTGTTCCGCTCCGGAAAAGTCCTCGCGCTCCACCTCGCCGCCGCAGCGGACAAGAGCGTCGAGCTGCGCGGCGCCGTGCTGGTCTGCGGCTGACCCGCTTGCGGTGAATTCGCGCGGCCTCTCCGTGGTAGCCTCGACCTCCGGCCGCTCTGCCGCATCCACGCCATGTCGATTCGCTTCACCCTCAACGGCAGGCCGGTCGAGGTCACCGACTTCGACCCGAACACCACGCTCCTCGCACATCTGCGCGCGACCGGGCTGACCGGCTCCAAAGAAGGCTGCGCAGAGGGAGAGTGCGGCGCGTGCGCCGTTCTCCTGACCCGACGCGACAGAGAGGGGCGCACGTTCTACGAACCCGTGAACGGTTGTTTGATGCTGCTGGGCGCGTGCGCAGATCAGGAAATCCTGAGCGTCGAAGGTGTCGCTCAGGGCGGAGCGCTTCACCCCGTGCAAGCCGCCATGGTCGAGCGCGGCGGCTCACAATGCGGGTACTGCACGCCGGGCTTCGTGGTCAGCTTGTTCGCCGAATACTACCGCCGGGAGCGCACTGAGCCGGACCCGGAAGCCATCGCAGGCAACCTGTGTCGGTGCACCGGTTATCGTCCGATCCGCGACGTGCTCCACACACTGGGACGGCCCGCCCGGAACGATCCGTTCGAGCAGCGGCTGACGAGCAGCCCGCCCTCCCTCGGCTCGGTGCTCCACACCGGGGCAGACTGCAGCTTCTTCCGTCCCACCAGCCTCGAGCAGGCGCTCTCTCACCTGGCAGAACACCCCGAGGTGACCGTGGTGGCCGGCGGTACGGACGTCGTGGTGGAGGTGAACCAGCGTCATCGCCGCTCGAAGCAGTATCTCTCCCTCGACGGCGTCCTCGAGTTGCGCAGCTTCGACTGGGCCGAGGACCACGTTCGCATCGGTGCTGCGCTGTCGCTCACCGAGATCGAACATCGCCTCTCGGGGCGGGTACCGATCCTCGACCAGCTCTTCCCGTTGTTCTCGTCGCGCTTGATCCGCAACCGCGCGACGCTTGGCGGCAACCTGATGACCGCGTCGCCCATCGGCGATAGCCCGCCCGCGCTGCTCGCCCTCGACGCCGAGGTCGAGCTCGTCCGGTTGGGAGGCACACGACGCATCCCGCTCGCTGATTTTTTCACCGGCTACCGCAAGACCGCGGCGAACCCGGGGGAGATCTTGAGTGCGGTTCGGATCCCATTGCCGCTGCCCGCGGTGCAGCGGTTCTACAAGGTGAGCAAGCGACAGATCGATGACATCAGCAGTGTGGCCGCCGGCTTCTCGCTCTCGTTCGACACTGCGGGAAAGATCAGCGCGGCACGCCTGGCGTACGGTGGGGTGGCCGCGGTGCCGGCGCGCGCGGTGGACGCCGAGGCCGCGCTGCTCGGCCAGACCTGGGAGCTGCGCCTCGTGAAAAGCGTCGAACCCATCCTGGCTCGCGCCTTCAAACCCATCGGCGACCACCGAGGCAGCGCGGACTACCGCGCGAAGATGGTGGTTCGACTGCTCGAGAAGCTGTGGTTCGACACGGAAGGGAGCCGCTGATGAGCGTGCTT includes these proteins:
- a CDS encoding FAD binding domain-containing protein; this encodes MSIRFTLNGRPVEVTDFDPNTTLLAHLRATGLTGSKEGCAEGECGACAVLLTRRDREGRTFYEPVNGCLMLLGACADQEILSVEGVAQGGALHPVQAAMVERGGSQCGYCTPGFVVSLFAEYYRRERTEPDPEAIAGNLCRCTGYRPIRDVLHTLGRPARNDPFEQRLTSSPPSLGSVLHTGADCSFFRPTSLEQALSHLAEHPEVTVVAGGTDVVVEVNQRHRRSKQYLSLDGVLELRSFDWAEDHVRIGAALSLTEIEHRLSGRVPILDQLFPLFSSRLIRNRATLGGNLMTASPIGDSPPALLALDAEVELVRLGGTRRIPLADFFTGYRKTAANPGEILSAVRIPLPLPAVQRFYKVSKRQIDDISSVAAGFSLSFDTAGKISAARLAYGGVAAVPARAVDAEAALLGQTWELRLVKSVEPILARAFKPIGDHRGSADYRAKMVVRLLEKLWFDTEGSR
- a CDS encoding XdhC family protein, whose amino-acid sequence is MRDVTEALLQVLKSGTRGALATVVRVSGSVPQEPGARLLLHPDGVMTGTVGGGAVERTVLAALEQCRADGRPELLVYDLARDLGMCCGGRMEIFVEPVEAAQRLFVFGAGHVAKPTAQLARQVGFSVTVVDDREELATPDRFPGCELLLAEPREAAKRLAPRPEDWLLVVTYDHRLDEEALDTFARLPHRYLGLIGSRRKIFRILQRIAGRGGLPPLDRVYAPVGLDLGAVTPDEIAVSIVAELVALRHGKPRHHLRAVDDPRLQRMLRGELSADALALIEKSEAGVGDE